A DNA window from Accipiter gentilis chromosome 30, bAccGen1.1, whole genome shotgun sequence contains the following coding sequences:
- the SLC3A1 gene encoding neutral and basic amino acid transport protein rBAT has product MVEEEAKSLPMELSEKGGVENNGFVHNEAFDDKEMDTSSQEEMPKPHVVDVDPAAMEELLLKPYAGMPKEVLLKFSSQARYRVTREILFWLIIAAAVVLVCTTIAIIALSPKCLDWWQASPMYQIYPRSFKDSNMDGNGDLKGIQEKLDHIIYLNIKTIWITSFYKSPLKDLGYGAEDFYDIDPMFGSMSDFENLLAAIHDRGLKVIMDLIPNHTSDKHRWFQLSRNRTGKYTDYYIWQDCTQAAGSVTPPNNWVSVFGNSSWQFDDVRKQCYFHQFGKEQPDLNFRNLAVQQEIHDIIKFWLGKGIDGFSFSAVKFLLEATHLRDEPQVNKSQNPESITAYSQLYHDYTTMQVGMHDIIRSFRQTMNQFSSEPGRYRFMGSDGDEKEDIEATMMYYGATFIQEADFPFNFNLINMKNLSGNSIFEAVNLWMKNMPAGKWPNWAVGSPNTARISSRIGKEYINVMNMLLLTLPGTPVTYYGEEIGMENIASENVTFPEKSPMQWNGKVNAGFTEGNSSWLPVNSDYQSVNVEIQMTWSNSTLNLYRELTLLRNSELPIHRGWMCSIWNDSNVFVYVRELDGLDRVFMMVLNFGQESTIDLRAIVPNLPSEAIIRLSTNFSNAGKAVNTELIKTETGEGLVLEYKTAKPVHTMEAFQGKCFVAEKACYSSAFNLLYVNC; this is encoded by the exons ATGGTTGAGGAGGAAGCTAAGAGCTTACCTATGGAGCTGAGTGAGAAGGGAGGTGTGGAGAACAACGGATTTGTTCATAATGAGGCTTTTGATGACAAGGAGATGGATACCAGTAGCCAAGAAGAAATGCCAAAACCACATGTTGTTGATGTGGACCCAGCGGCTATGGAGGAGCTGCTGTTGAAGCCCTATGCGGGGATGCCAAAAGAAGTCTTGCTGAAGTTCTCCAGCCAAGCCCGGTACAGAGTCACCAGGGAGATTCTCTTCTGGCTTATAATTGCCgctgctgttgtgcttgtgtGCACTACAATAGCGATTATTGCTCTCTCTCCAAAGTGCCTTGACTGGTGGCAGGCTAGTCCTATGTATCAGATCTATCCTCGTTCCTTCAAGGACAGCAACATGGATGGGAATGGGGATCTGAAAG gtATCCAAGAAAAACTGGACCATATCATATATTTGAATATAAAAACCATCTGGATCACCTCTTTCTATAAGTCCCCCTTGAAAGACCTTGGATATGGAGCTGAAGACTTCTATGATATTGATCCTATGTTTGGATCAATGAGTGATTTTGAGAATCTGCTTGCAGCCATACATGACAGAG GGCTAAAGGTGATAATGGATTTAATACCAAACCACACAAGTGACAAACACCGATGGTTTCAGCTGAGTCGCAATCGGACTGGGAAGTACACGGACTACTACATCTGGCAGGACTGCACACAGGCTGCTGGTTCCGTCACTCCTCCAAACAACTGG GTGAGTGTCTTTGGGAATTCCAGCTGGCAGTTTGATGATGTGAGAAAGCAGTGTTATTTTCATCAGTTTGGGAAAGAACAACCAGACTTAAATTTTCGCAACCTTGCTGTCCAACAAGAAATCCAT GATATTATCAAATTTTGGCTCGGCAAAGGAATCGATGGATTTAGTTTCAGCGCTGTTAAATTTCTTTTAGAAGCAACACATCTCCGAGATGAACCTCAAGTAAACAAGTCCCAGAATCCA GAGAGCATCACAGCTTATTCTCAGCTCTACCATGACTACACAACCATGCAAGTTGGTATGCACGATATCATCCGTAGCTTCCGTCAAACCATGAATCAGTTCAGCAGTGAACCTGGCCGATACAG ATTTATGGGTTCTGATGGTGACGAAAAGGAAGACATTGAGGCAACAATGATGTATTATGGAGCAACTTTTATCCAAGAAGCAGATTTTCCCTTCAATTTCAACCTAATTAACATGAAAAATCTATCAGGCAACAGTATTTTTGAAGCTGTCAACTTGTGGATGAAAAACATGCCTGCAGGAAAATGGCCAAACTGGGCG GTTGGAAGCCCTAACACTGCTCGGATTTCATCTCGGATTGGGAAGGAGTACATCAATGTTATGAACATGCTGCTTTTAACCCTCCCTGGTACTCCTGTAACTTACTATGGTGAAGAAATAGGCATGGAGAACATTGCATCAGAAAAT GTGACCTTTCCAGAGAAATCCCCCATGCAGTGGAATGGCAAAGTTAATGCTGGTTTTACTGAAGGCAACAGTAGCTGGTTACCTGTTAACTCTGACTACCAAAGTGTAAATGTTGAA ATCCAGATGACCTGGTCCAACTCAACCCTGAATTTGTACAGAGAGCTAACTTTACTTCGCAACAGTGAGCTCCCCATTCATCGGGGGTGGATGTGCTCTATCTGGAATGACAGTAATGTTTTTGTGTATGTGAGGGAATTGGATGGGTTAGACAGAGTCTTTATGATGGTTCTCAATTTTGGGCAGGAATCGACAATAGACTTGAGAGCTATAGTTCCTAACCTTCCATCTGAAGCTATTATAAGACTAAGTACTAATTTTAGCAATGCTGGTAAAGCTGTCAATACTGAACTAATTAAAACTGAAACGGGAGAAGGCCTAGTCCTCGAATATAAAACAGCAAAGCCTGTACATACTATGGAAGCTTttcaaggaaaatgttttgtggCAGAAAAAGCTTGTTATTCCAGTGCTTTCAATTTACTCTACGTGAATTGTTAA